The stretch of DNA AAATGACACCAAAAATTATTTTTGAATTTCGGCTATAAATTTTGTAAATAATTGAATTGTTTTTTCTTCAATTTCTTGGTAACTAAGACGATCTTTAGTTTGATATAAAAACATCATAGCATAAGGTTTTTCGATGTTTTCTTGTATCAAATGTTTATTTAAACGATAGCATTCGCGAAGTAAACGTTTAAAATAATTGCGATCAACCGCTTTTTTAAAGTGTTTCTTAGAAACCGAAACACCTATTTGTAGTTTTTCTTCTGCATTTGGAATTTCAACAAAAACTAGTCGCAACGGATATTTTGAAACCGATTTACCTTCAGAAAAAAGTAAATTTATAGCAGTTTGACTTTTTAG from Flavobacterium haoranii encodes:
- the rnpA gene encoding ribonuclease P protein component, which translates into the protein MNFKYPKNEKLKSQTAINLLFSEGKSVSKYPLRLVFVEIPNAEEKLQIGVSVSKKHFKKAVDRNYFKRLLRECYRLNKHLIQENIEKPYAMMFLYQTKDRLSYQEIEEKTIQLFTKFIAEIQK